Proteins encoded together in one Planctomyces sp. SH-PL14 window:
- a CDS encoding DUF1501 domain-containing protein, with translation MNGADRHAALATSRRGFLVASTAGIAGMTFGRPTLASPAAPVAATASGKPAKSTILFFLCGGASHLDMWDMKPDAPLEYRGPFDPIPTSAPGMYLSEHLPLLAKQAHHLALLNSVGATVNTNDHHAGYYHNLTGHVPDPTFISLGNNRTPMPDDWPFMGSVVASRRPAHAQLPNLITLPHKPSKAPYTRPGQFAARLGIEHDPLYLEGSLKEPLKFQSPALMLDGNTSAARLTDRRALLRNVDEARRDGERYATAGIWNRQQERAFTLLMSSSTADAFDVSRETPKLRARYGETVNGMSLLLARRLVEAEVPFITVFWKENEEKLAKKCASAGGWDTHGNNFNCLKEDLLPEFDRAFSALIEDLADRRLLDSTLVMVTSEMGRTPKIGDRRSGGVNGAGRDHWTHCLTDVMAGGGVRGGQVYGSSDRFGEYPASKPITPADVTKTVYHAMGVHDLEAVDPQGRPYSLLAEGSPVTELFG, from the coding sequence ATGAACGGTGCCGATCGCCACGCGGCCCTCGCAACGAGCCGCCGCGGATTTCTCGTCGCTTCGACGGCCGGGATCGCCGGGATGACGTTCGGTCGTCCGACGCTCGCGTCCCCCGCGGCGCCGGTCGCCGCCACGGCCAGCGGCAAGCCGGCCAAGTCGACGATCCTGTTCTTCCTGTGCGGCGGGGCCTCCCACCTCGATATGTGGGACATGAAGCCCGACGCTCCGCTGGAGTACCGGGGTCCGTTCGACCCGATCCCGACATCGGCGCCGGGGATGTACCTCAGCGAGCACCTGCCGCTCCTGGCGAAGCAGGCCCATCACCTGGCGCTCCTGAACTCGGTCGGAGCGACCGTCAACACGAACGACCACCACGCCGGGTACTACCACAACCTGACGGGCCACGTCCCCGATCCGACGTTCATCTCGCTCGGCAACAACCGGACGCCGATGCCGGACGACTGGCCGTTCATGGGCTCGGTCGTCGCGTCGCGCCGCCCGGCGCACGCCCAGCTTCCGAACCTGATCACGCTGCCGCACAAGCCGAGCAAGGCTCCCTATACCCGTCCGGGGCAGTTCGCCGCGCGGCTGGGGATCGAGCACGATCCGCTGTACCTCGAAGGGAGCCTCAAGGAGCCGCTCAAGTTCCAGTCACCGGCGCTGATGCTCGACGGCAACACCTCGGCGGCGCGGCTGACCGATCGACGGGCTCTTCTGCGGAACGTCGACGAGGCCCGTCGTGACGGCGAGCGGTATGCGACCGCCGGCATCTGGAACCGTCAGCAGGAGCGGGCGTTCACGCTCCTCATGTCCTCCAGCACGGCGGATGCCTTTGACGTTTCCCGCGAGACGCCGAAGCTCCGCGCGCGGTACGGCGAGACGGTCAACGGGATGAGCCTGCTTCTGGCCCGGCGGCTGGTGGAGGCGGAGGTGCCGTTCATCACCGTCTTCTGGAAGGAGAACGAAGAGAAGCTGGCCAAGAAGTGTGCCAGTGCCGGCGGGTGGGACACGCACGGCAACAACTTCAACTGCCTCAAGGAGGATCTGCTGCCGGAGTTCGACCGCGCCTTCTCCGCGCTGATCGAGGATCTGGCCGACCGGAGGCTTCTCGACTCGACGCTCGTGATGGTGACGAGCGAGATGGGCCGGACGCCCAAGATTGGGGACCGCCGCTCGGGCGGCGTGAACGGCGCGGGGCGGGACCACTGGACGCATTGCCTGACCGATGTCATGGCGGGTGGGGGAGTCCGGGGCGGGCAGGTTTATGGTTCGAGCGACCGCTTTGGCGAGTATCCGGCGAGCAAGCCGATCACGCCGGCGGATGTGACAAAGACGGTTTATCACGCGATGGGTGTTCACGATCTGGAGGCGGTTGATCCGCAGGGTCGTCCGTACAGCCTCCTCGCCGAAGGGTCTCCGGTGACGGAGCTCTTCGGATAA
- a CDS encoding PQQ-binding-like beta-propeller repeat protein — protein MRSIRILGSLALTSTLACNFACNFASASDWPRFRGPNGSGVSLDAAPAPEKWSPDDGVKWKVALPGAGVSCPIVVGDRIFVTCYTGYGVDRGNPGDQKDLKRHLVCIDRKTGQIAWTKTVDAVLPEDPFAGAGVPEHGYASHTAASDGQRVYAFFGKSGVYAYDLEGKELWHANVGKGSDPRRWGSSSSPIIYQETVIVPAGPESGAIVGLDTATGQEKWRAESESLGNVWGTPVAVPVSADRTDIVIGAPYEIWAINPSNGKLKWYCEAMPSDQFNSSVVAGDGVVYAIEGRGGGSIAVKAGGSGDVTKDHVVWSGGDSSRFGTPVVYEGRIYFFNGGVANCIDAATGDKIFQSRLRGGRPGGNAGEAGRGPGGPGGGQGGPGGGPGGRRGFGGGSDYSSPVLTDGKVYYTTRGGETYVLKAGREFEQLAVNRVTDDTEVFSATPAISNGELFLRSDKHLYCVGAK, from the coding sequence ATGCGATCGATCCGGATCCTGGGCAGCCTCGCCCTCACCAGCACCCTGGCCTGCAACTTCGCCTGCAACTTTGCCTCGGCCAGCGACTGGCCCCGGTTCCGCGGACCCAACGGCAGCGGAGTCAGCCTCGACGCCGCCCCCGCTCCCGAAAAATGGAGCCCGGACGACGGCGTGAAATGGAAGGTCGCTCTCCCCGGCGCTGGAGTCTCCTGCCCCATCGTCGTCGGCGACCGGATCTTCGTCACCTGCTACACCGGCTACGGCGTCGACCGCGGCAACCCCGGCGATCAGAAAGACCTCAAACGACACCTCGTCTGCATCGACCGCAAGACCGGCCAGATCGCCTGGACGAAAACCGTCGACGCCGTCCTCCCCGAAGACCCCTTCGCCGGCGCCGGCGTCCCCGAACACGGCTACGCCTCCCACACCGCCGCCTCAGACGGCCAGCGGGTCTACGCCTTCTTCGGCAAGAGCGGCGTCTACGCCTACGACCTCGAAGGGAAGGAACTCTGGCACGCCAACGTCGGCAAGGGCTCTGACCCCCGCCGCTGGGGCTCCTCCTCCAGTCCGATCATCTACCAGGAGACCGTCATCGTCCCGGCCGGCCCCGAGAGCGGAGCCATCGTCGGGCTCGACACCGCAACCGGCCAGGAGAAGTGGCGGGCGGAATCCGAATCGCTCGGCAACGTCTGGGGAACCCCCGTCGCCGTACCGGTCAGCGCCGACCGGACCGACATCGTCATCGGCGCTCCCTACGAGATCTGGGCAATCAACCCGTCCAACGGGAAGCTCAAGTGGTACTGCGAGGCGATGCCCTCCGACCAGTTCAACTCGAGCGTCGTGGCGGGCGATGGGGTCGTGTACGCCATCGAAGGTCGCGGCGGCGGATCGATCGCCGTCAAAGCGGGGGGCTCCGGCGACGTAACGAAGGACCACGTCGTCTGGTCGGGAGGCGACTCCAGCCGCTTCGGGACGCCGGTCGTCTATGAGGGACGGATCTACTTCTTCAACGGCGGCGTAGCGAACTGCATCGACGCCGCGACGGGCGACAAGATCTTTCAGTCGCGCCTCCGAGGGGGACGGCCTGGCGGCAACGCCGGCGAAGCGGGCCGCGGACCGGGCGGTCCCGGCGGGGGCCAGGGTGGTCCTGGCGGCGGCCCGGGCGGCCGGCGCGGGTTCGGCGGCGGAAGCGACTATTCGTCGCCGGTCCTGACGGACGGCAAGGTGTACTACACGACCCGCGGCGGCGAGACCTACGTCCTCAAGGCGGGCCGGGAGTTCGAACAGCTCGCGGTGAACCGCGTCACCGACGATACCGAGGTCTTCAGCGCCACTCCGGCGATCAGCAACGGAGAACTGTTCCTCCGCTCGGACAAACACCTCTACTGCGTGGGAGCCAAGTAG
- the tuf gene encoding elongation factor Tu produces MRNKLHFNVGTIGHIDHGKTTLTTAILAVQATQGLARARSYADVARGGTVRDPTKVVTITSSHVEYETEARHYAHIDCPGHADYIKNMITGAAQMDGGILLISAADGPMPQTREHILLARQIGVPHLVVFVNKVDLVDDPELIDLVEMETRDLLTRHGYDGDATPFVRGSAIAAAQAPGDPQATRCIAALLAELDRFPAPERLVDRPFLMPVEGVFTISGRGTVVTGKIEQGTIHPGDKVEILGSGDPIDTVVTSVEAFNRVQEQGTAGENVGLLLRGVKNTDVARGDVLAAPRSVEPRTRFRGAVYLLSPEEGGRRTPFFSGYTPQFFFRTTDATGRAELDAEVAMAMPGDNVSLVVDLRRAVAIETGTHFAIREGGRTVGSGVVTEILA; encoded by the coding sequence ATGAGGAACAAGCTGCACTTCAACGTCGGAACGATCGGTCACATCGATCACGGCAAAACCACGCTGACCACCGCGATCCTGGCGGTCCAGGCGACACAGGGGCTCGCGCGAGCCCGGTCGTACGCCGACGTCGCCCGGGGAGGAACGGTCCGCGACCCCACGAAGGTCGTCACGATTACATCGAGCCACGTCGAGTACGAGACGGAAGCCCGGCACTATGCCCACATCGACTGCCCGGGGCACGCGGACTACATCAAGAACATGATCACGGGCGCCGCCCAGATGGACGGCGGGATCCTCCTGATCTCCGCTGCCGACGGGCCAATGCCGCAAACGCGGGAGCACATCCTCCTCGCGCGGCAGATCGGCGTCCCGCACCTCGTGGTGTTCGTCAACAAGGTCGACCTTGTCGACGACCCCGAGCTGATCGATCTCGTCGAGATGGAGACGCGCGACCTCCTCACGCGGCACGGCTACGACGGCGACGCCACCCCGTTCGTGCGGGGGAGCGCGATCGCTGCGGCGCAAGCGCCGGGCGATCCGCAGGCCACCCGGTGCATCGCCGCGTTGCTGGCGGAGCTGGACCGGTTTCCCGCGCCGGAGCGGCTCGTCGACCGGCCGTTCCTGATGCCCGTGGAAGGGGTCTTCACGATCTCCGGCCGCGGCACGGTCGTGACCGGCAAGATCGAGCAGGGGACGATCCATCCCGGCGACAAGGTCGAGATCCTCGGCTCCGGCGATCCGATCGACACCGTCGTGACGAGCGTCGAAGCCTTCAACCGGGTCCAGGAGCAGGGGACAGCGGGTGAGAACGTCGGCCTCCTGCTCCGCGGCGTGAAGAACACGGACGTGGCACGCGGCGATGTCCTCGCCGCGCCGCGGTCGGTCGAGCCCCGCACGCGGTTCCGCGGAGCGGTCTATCTCCTGAGTCCCGAAGAAGGAGGACGGCGGACGCCGTTCTTCAGCGGTTACACGCCGCAGTTCTTCTTCCGGACGACAGACGCGACCGGCCGCGCGGAACTCGACGCGGAGGTCGCGATGGCGATGCCGGGAGACAACGTCTCGCTCGTCGTCGACCTGCGCAGAGCGGTCGCGATCGAGACCGGGACGCACTTCGCGATCCGCGAAGGGGGCCGCACCGTCGGCTCCGGCGTCGTAACCGAGATCTTGGCGTGA